One region of Coffea eugenioides isolate CCC68of unplaced genomic scaffold, Ceug_1.0 ScVebR1_2848;HRSCAF=3952, whole genome shotgun sequence genomic DNA includes:
- the LOC113757212 gene encoding uncharacterized protein LOC113757212 — protein sequence MFQSPLQVLCHKLKRLRGAIQAWNKEVFGDIFQVVTQKEAEVWLAEIRMESDESEEPRVNLHLAQAQLRVPLWVEELFWKQKAHVKWLKEGERNTKFFYSVVKHRRVQSVIHKIKNERGEWVESEEEIGAEAVRFFEKLFTAQHPTSSPGLLQHILKILTDEDNVLLKQVPAKEEICRVMFEMDGESTPGPTGYTGKFFTAAWSIIGEDVVRAVCSFFCGAELPRAVTATSIVLIPKIAHP from the coding sequence ATGTTTCAGTCCCCCTTGCAAGTCCTTTGTCACAAGCTGAAAAGGCTTAGGGGAGCTATCCAGGCTTGGAATAAGGAGGTGTTTGGGGATATTTTTCAGGTAGTTACGCAGAAGGAAGCGGAGGTATGGCTTGCTGAGATCCGTATGGAGAGTGATGAGTCAGAGGAACCTAGGGTGAATTTGCATCTTGCTCAAGCCCAGTTGCGTGTTCCCTTGTGGGTAGAGGAGCTCTTTTGGAAGCAGAAGGCTCATGTCAAGTGGCTAAAAGAGGGAGAGCGAAATACAAAATTCTTTTATTCTGTGGTGAAACACAGGAGGGTGCAATCCGTTATTCACAAGATAAAAAATGAACGAGGGGAATGGGTTGAATCGGAGGAGGAGATAGGGGCTGAGGCGGTACGATTTTTCGAGAAGTTGTTTACGGCTCAGCATCCAACGTCATCCCCTGGTTTGCTTCAGCATATCCTAAAAATTTTGACAGACGAGGATAATGTTTTATTGAAACAAGTACCAGCCAAGGAGGAGATTTGTCGTGTTATGTTTGAGATGGATGGGGAGAGTACGCCGGGACCGACTGGCTATACGGGTAAATTTTTTACGGCTGCATGGTCAATTATAGGAGAGGACGTGGTTAGAGCAGTATGCAGTTTCTTTTGCGGAGCTGAATTGCCAAGGGCTGTAACGGCGACTTCCATTGTGCTTATACCTAAGATAGCACATCCCTAG